The Eubacterium sp. MSJ-33 genomic sequence GCGAATACGATGACCTGTGTACGCATCAGTGGGTGTCAAATTCGAATCCCTGCATGGAATCACATAAAAATCGACTGACACAATTCCCGCTTACTGTTCTTGCAGATCATGTAGCTGTTGATGACCGGTGTTTCTAAGTCCAGCAGAGGAATAACGCGGAGTTTGCCAGTCTCTAAGAATGGACGAGCTGTATCCGCAGGCAGGAACGTATAGCTTTCTGAGCCAAGCAAAAAGGGAATGATCTTGGAACAGTCATCAATTTCCAGAGAAAACTGATGGTAGCGCGGAAATAAGTTTCGGATGAACTGTCCGACATCCTGCAGGGCGAAATTGCACATCAGATAATTCTCAGCAATCAACGCCTGCTTCGTGATACCGCGCGCATACATCGTATTATAATAATCAGTCACTAAAATCATCTTATCCTGCTTGTAAACCTCGCAGTGATAGGATGATTTTTTCATAGGAAGATAGGTGAAGATCACATCGAAGATATCATTTTGCAGCTGCTCCATCAGCAGATTAGAAAGACCAATCGTGATTTTTAATGCGTCATTAGGAAATTGTCTTCGATGCTCTAAGATGATTGGCGCCAGATGTCCTTCGTAGATCGAATCGGAGCAGCCGATGCGCAGGTGGTTTTCATATTTGTGTAAGGAACTGATCTCGGAGAGCGATGCATTTGTCAGTGTGATGACCTTCTCGGCGTAGTCCTTGAACTGCTCGCCTTCTACGGTCAGCTCCACACTTCGGTTGTTGCGTGTGAAAAGCGCGATATTCAGCTCTTTTTCCAGTTCATGGATGCGGTTTGTCACGGTAGACTGGGCGACAAAAAGCTGCGCAGCGGTGCGCGTGTAGTTCTTCGTATTGGCAAGTATCAGAAATGTATTCAATGCTTCGATATCCATAAAAATCTCCCATTATTCGTAAATTCAATTATTACTATCAAAATTATCTATTTTACATATAATATAGCATGTGCTTATAATGAGTGCAACAAAATTGGATGAAACATCCGAAGGATGGAGGACGGCATATGCAGGAAATCAGACTAAGCAACAAGACAAACAAATTGGAATTGGACCCATACAGCTATCAGCTACAGGATGTGGAATCTCCGGAGCTTTTCCGCGAGATGTTCCCGTATACCGAGACGCCGAAGATCGCATTTAACTATCGCCGGGTGCCTGAGAATATGCCGGAGGATATCTTCATCACGGACACGACATTTCGCGACGGGCAACAGTCACGCGCGCCGTACACGATGGAGCAGATGGTGCATATCTACAAGCTTTTACATGAGCTTGGCGGACCGAACGGCATGATTCGTCAGACCGAGTTCTTTGTGTATTCGGAGAAGGACCGCAAGGCACTTGAGAAATGTATGGAGTTAGGATACAAATTCCCGGAGATCACGACATGGATTCGTGCGAATAAGAAGGATTTCGAGATGGTAAAATCCATCGGTGTCAAGGAGACGGGCGTGCTTGTGAGCTGTTCGGATTATCATATCTTCCACAAGATGGGACTGACAAGGAAGCAGGCATTAGACAAATACCTTGGGATTGTATCAGACTGTATCGAAGCAGGACTTCGCCCAAGGTGTCATTTTGAGGATATCACGCGCGCGGATTTCTATGGATTTGTTGTACCATTTGCAAACCGTCTGATGGAAATGTCCGAGCAAAGCGGCGTACCGATTAAGATCCGCGCCTGTGACACGATGGGCTTTGGTGTGCCATATCCGGGCGCATCGCTGCCGCGAAGCGTGTCCGGTATCATCTATGGTTTGCAGCATTATTCCGGTGTGCCATCCGAGATGCTGGAGTGGCATGGCCACAACGATTTCTATAAGGGCGTCGTAAATGCGACGACCGCATGGATGTATGGTGCGAGTGCCGTCAACTGTTCGCTGCTTGGCATCGGGGAACGTACCGGAAATGTACCGCTCGAAGCGATGGTATTTGAATATGCGTCCCTGCGCGGACACTTAAATGGGATGAATACGAAGGTAATTACAGAGATTGCAGACTATATCAGCAAAGAAACCGGTTATGAGATTCCGCCGATGACACCGTTTGTCGGCGAAAACTTCAACCTGACAAGAGCCGGTATCCATGCTGATGGCATGCTCAAAAATCATGAGATTTACAATATCTTCGATACCGACACGCTGCTCGACCGCCCGCCAAAGGTATCGGTAAACTCCACATCCGGTATCGCCGGTGTCGGCTACTGGATCAACCAGTACCGCAAGAAGAAGGGACTGGAACCGGTAGATAAAAAATCGCCCCTCGTGCGCCGTGTGTACGATTGGGTACAGGAACAGTACGACGAGGGACGAATTACAATCATCAGTGATGCAGAACTCACACGACAGACCGAGTTTGCGATGGAAGCAGATTAACCGATTCCGCCCAGTGCGATACCAAGGATCAGCACAAGGATACAGATCGGGCAGTACAGATATTTACAGACAGGTACATACTTGTCTGTAAATTTTTTGTCGCGGCCAAGGTTGACCTGTTCTTCCACATAGTTCTTGCCATATACCCAGAAGAACATGATACCGGCGAGACCTGCACCAAGCGGGCAGATGTAGATAGACAGAATATCCATCCAGTCGGATACGATTCCCTGAATACAGATCGATACAATCACACCGATTACACCAATGACAAGGCAGGAGAGCTTGCGGTTTAAGTGAAGCTTTTCCTGTACCGTTGCGATTGGTGCTTCGTATAAGTTAAGCAGAGACGAAAGTCCTGCGAAGAAGACCGCTACGAAGAAGATGATCGCCACGATGTGTCCGCCCGGCATAGACTTAAATAAGCTAGGCAGGAAGATAAACATCAGTCCGGGGCCACCCTGGTCAAGCTGTGCGCCGGTTGTTGCCATTGCCGGGATGATTACAAGTGCAGCAAGCATAGCTGCGATCGTGTCAAATAAGGCAACTCGTGCTGCGGAAGCTGGGATATCCTCGTTGTCCGGCAGATACGAACCATAGATTAACGTTCCGTTTCCTGCAACAGACAGGGAGAAAAATGCCTGTCCCAAAGCGAAGATCCATGTCTCCGGCTTTGCCAGAGCAGAAGGCTCTACACGGAAGATGTATTTATAGCCGTCAATCGCGCCCGGCTGACATGCGGTGTAGATCGCAAGGATCAAAAATAGCAGGAAGAACACCGGCATCATGATCTTATTTGCCTTCTCGATACCATTTCCGACACCAAACATCAAGATTATAACAGCAACTACAAGTGCGATGATCTGCCACAGATTGTTGCCGAACGCGGAAGCCATACCGCCGAAGGATGCAGCAAAGGAATCGATACTGTCCGGGGCAAGTGTGCTTCCGGTAAATGTTCCGATCATATATTTCAGAATCCATCCCATGACAACGGTATACCCAATCGCCATTGCAAGCGAACCAAGTACCGGGATAAAGCCGAGCGTTTCGCCGACCTTACGTTTGCCACGGGATTCACAGGCGGCACCGAAGGCATCAATCGGACCGGATCGCGTGCCACGACCGAAGCTCATTTCCCCGATGACACCGGTTGATGCAATCAGTACAACAAAAATAAAATACGGGATAAGGTAGGAACCGCCTCCATATAAGGATACACGTGTCGGGAACATCCAGATATTGCCCATGCCGACGGCGGAACCGATGCAGGCAAGGATAAATCCGAGACGATTCGTAAAAGACTCTCGTTTGTTCATAAATATTCTCTCTCTCTTCTCATTTTTTAAAACCAAAACCTACTATACCCTATAACGCAGAAAAAGTAAAATGGATGTTAAAAAACGCATGGTATGTAGTTGCTTTTTTGATGGTGTGTGTATTACTATGCTATAAATGATTAAGAGATAGAATGAGCAGTAACCGGGAAATTGAATACAAATATGAACCGGCAGCTATAAACCACAGGAGGAAAAAGATTATGACAGAACAGGAAAAGATGCTGGCAGGAAAAATCTATGATCCATCGGACGAGACGTTACTTGCCATCCGTACAAAGGCACATAAGCTGTGTCAGATCTATAATCAGACTGCAGACACCGAGGAGAAAGCACGGGAGCAGATGATGCGTGACCTGATCCCCGATTGCGCAAAGGGCGTGTATCTGCAGGGACCGATCTATTTTGACTATGGGGAATTTACGACGATCGGAGAAAATACGTTCGCAAACTTTAATTTCACGGTGTTAGATACCTGTCCGGTGCATATCGGCAATAACGTCTTCATCGGACCGAATGTATCGCTTGTGACACCGATGCATCCGTTTCGCTATCAGGAGCGTAACATCAAGTTCAAGCAGGATGGTACGGCATACGATGATGAGTACGCAAAGCCAATCACGATCGGAGATAACTGCTGGCTCGCGAGCAATGTGGTCGTGACCGGCGGTGTGACAATCGGAGAAGGTTGTGTGATCGGTGCAGGCAGTGTGGTGACAAAGGATATTCCGCCACATTCACTGGCAGTTGGAAACCCATGCAAGGTGATTCGGAAGATTACAGAGGAAGATACGATTCAAAACCGACCGGAATTATGGTAATCTGGCAAGAAAAAATTAAAAAAATGAAAAATAAATATTGACAAACAGGTGCAATAAAGATATACTGAAATATCGCTCTGTAAACTAACAGTTTGTGTTGAAAGGAGTAAGATATATGAAGTATAGACCAGAATACGATCTCCGCGTTGTCGGAGCAAACCTGAGAAAGCTGCGGGAGGCAAAGCACTTGTCTGTCGAGTATGTGCGCGAGTATCTGATGCTCGGAAGCGTTCAGGCAGTCTATAAGTACGAGCGCGGGCTTAGCTACCCGCAGGCAGACACACTGCTCGCACTCATGGATCTGTATGATGCCGCACCGGAAGATATCATCCGTGGAAGTGTGACTACTTCCCATGGATACGAAGAAGAGGGCCTTGAGCCCTCTTCTTGTTTTATAAGTATATTTGCAGCCTAAAGCTGTTTTCTTAATTTTTCGATTTCTTCCTGTAGTATTTGGTTTGTCTTTTCCGGAGAGCACACATAGCCATATTGTGGCAGTGTCTGAATGAAATCCATGATACTGTTGCAAAGTGTATGTTCATATAATGGAATAATCATGGAATTTCCGTCGTTTCGCACCAGCATTAAAAAAGTAAGAGATGGCGGCGTAAAAGCGATAGATATATTTAGTGAAGTATGTATTTTGGCTGGATCTAATATCAAAAAATGATTATCTTCTTCGTTTTCATTCGCATCTATGAATTTCTGCAGAATATGGATACGGTCTTCTATATCAAAGTGTGCTGCAAGCGAGTCTGGAAAGTTGATATTTTTCCCTTGTTCGGAAAACAGTTTTAACCCTTCGGATGTGAAAAGAATCGTATGATGTTCCATTGTAAGCTGTCCGATTCGTTCTAATAATTTGGCACGCAGGATATCTTTGTATGGAGAATCAAGCATGTATTTATCAATCATTTCCGGAGTGAGATATTTCTCAATCGTTGGCTGGATGTTGAGACATAACGGATAATTTGTCGAAGGATCTACCTTGTTTAG encodes the following:
- a CDS encoding LysR family transcriptional regulator, whose translation is MDIEALNTFLILANTKNYTRTAAQLFVAQSTVTNRIHELEKELNIALFTRNNRSVELTVEGEQFKDYAEKVITLTNASLSEISSLHKYENHLRIGCSDSIYEGHLAPIILEHRRQFPNDALKITIGLSNLLMEQLQNDIFDVIFTYLPMKKSSYHCEVYKQDKMILVTDYYNTMYARGITKQALIAENYLMCNFALQDVGQFIRNLFPRYHQFSLEIDDCSKIIPFLLGSESYTFLPADTARPFLETGKLRVIPLLDLETPVINSYMICKNSKRELCQSIFM
- a CDS encoding 2-isopropylmalate synthase, which gives rise to MQEIRLSNKTNKLELDPYSYQLQDVESPELFREMFPYTETPKIAFNYRRVPENMPEDIFITDTTFRDGQQSRAPYTMEQMVHIYKLLHELGGPNGMIRQTEFFVYSEKDRKALEKCMELGYKFPEITTWIRANKKDFEMVKSIGVKETGVLVSCSDYHIFHKMGLTRKQALDKYLGIVSDCIEAGLRPRCHFEDITRADFYGFVVPFANRLMEMSEQSGVPIKIRACDTMGFGVPYPGASLPRSVSGIIYGLQHYSGVPSEMLEWHGHNDFYKGVVNATTAWMYGASAVNCSLLGIGERTGNVPLEAMVFEYASLRGHLNGMNTKVITEIADYISKETGYEIPPMTPFVGENFNLTRAGIHADGMLKNHEIYNIFDTDTLLDRPPKVSVNSTSGIAGVGYWINQYRKKKGLEPVDKKSPLVRRVYDWVQEQYDEGRITIISDAELTRQTEFAMEAD
- a CDS encoding sodium-dependent transporter, whose product is MNKRESFTNRLGFILACIGSAVGMGNIWMFPTRVSLYGGGSYLIPYFIFVVLIASTGVIGEMSFGRGTRSGPIDAFGAACESRGKRKVGETLGFIPVLGSLAMAIGYTVVMGWILKYMIGTFTGSTLAPDSIDSFAASFGGMASAFGNNLWQIIALVVAVIILMFGVGNGIEKANKIMMPVFFLLFLILAIYTACQPGAIDGYKYIFRVEPSALAKPETWIFALGQAFFSLSVAGNGTLIYGSYLPDNEDIPASAARVALFDTIAAMLAALVIIPAMATTGAQLDQGGPGLMFIFLPSLFKSMPGGHIVAIIFFVAVFFAGLSSLLNLYEAPIATVQEKLHLNRKLSCLVIGVIGVIVSICIQGIVSDWMDILSIYICPLGAGLAGIMFFWVYGKNYVEEQVNLGRDKKFTDKYVPVCKYLYCPICILVLILGIALGGIG
- a CDS encoding sugar O-acetyltransferase; the protein is MTEQEKMLAGKIYDPSDETLLAIRTKAHKLCQIYNQTADTEEKAREQMMRDLIPDCAKGVYLQGPIYFDYGEFTTIGENTFANFNFTVLDTCPVHIGNNVFIGPNVSLVTPMHPFRYQERNIKFKQDGTAYDDEYAKPITIGDNCWLASNVVVTGGVTIGEGCVIGAGSVVTKDIPPHSLAVGNPCKVIRKITEEDTIQNRPELW
- a CDS encoding helix-turn-helix domain-containing protein, with the translated sequence MKYRPEYDLRVVGANLRKLREAKHLSVEYVREYLMLGSVQAVYKYERGLSYPQADTLLALMDLYDAAPEDIIRGSVTTSHGYEEEGLEPSSCFISIFAA